Proteins encoded within one genomic window of Jiangella mangrovi:
- a CDS encoding PQQ-binding-like beta-propeller repeat protein, whose product MTITDRLSPEALARARRLLVLATVLMVGLVFVAPVSRVIAETVDPSRAIVSGTVFDDRDGDGVRDQNERGVQGVLVSDGASIVQTDGQGGYRLEVDPERRITDLVFITQPSGYAVPNDEFMTPKFWADLGELAADDQKTADFALTRVPGSESAEFSFANIADPHVNPQLPEQIREINATKDELDFIQVSGDLTNSATNAEFEAYLAATAESELPVWPAVGNHEYQSSAGTSYAARINNYRRYVGPEWYSFDYGNRHFVVIENNGQASQADQFEQQLQWFRRDLELNAQDKRVVVITHQPMNLTFGGNRAYDVYGDLLEQYGAELVLVGHAHSNDAEANSEFIPTAKHVQTNSSSYTVDQTPRGFRYVHMQGNHFENPFRVYGMDHSLVLTNPAPGSSVAAAGLDEIQVNAYHTSDEVTRVVYRIDGKGPWHRMTSSGEMSWFNKWSGPRLKPGAHSIEIQAHGPGGALWSKTETFTVTNEKPVVPSATNDWPQHQGNEQHSGIASENLGRDLDLAWIYRTPGTFLTGSPTIVDGVVYAGTRDENAEDISAVHAVDLATGTKLWEFPTDSSVSRTVAVYDGVVYAQSLRANLYAIDAATGELLWKRSPEAAPEPYVQRKWGGWGVTVSDGKVFWTHAERFGPGASGALEALDPKTGETIWLAPMVNNEMAGGTPVVQDGRVFVGNGGGNGGKILAYDVATGTRLWQSSNALGGTGGGVPSVGGGRVYVGEDNSVVARDVVTGADLWIHRSTGPSLQSNDAVTSTAAIAGDTVYMGFPDGRVTALNAASGAVVWSTMLPGDIDQGGVFGSPLVTGDTVYVGANNGHMYGFDRATGAIVWDYETGAWNATGFAATGNTLVFGSWDGNLYAFTKSS is encoded by the coding sequence ATGACGATCACCGACCGTCTCTCGCCCGAGGCACTCGCCCGGGCCAGACGGCTCCTGGTGCTGGCGACGGTGCTCATGGTCGGCCTCGTGTTCGTGGCGCCGGTCTCCCGCGTCATCGCCGAGACCGTCGACCCGTCGCGCGCCATCGTGTCCGGCACGGTCTTCGACGACCGCGACGGCGACGGCGTGCGCGACCAGAACGAGCGCGGCGTCCAGGGCGTCCTGGTCTCGGACGGCGCCAGCATCGTGCAGACCGACGGCCAGGGCGGCTACCGCCTCGAGGTCGACCCGGAGCGGCGCATCACCGACCTCGTCTTCATCACCCAGCCGTCCGGCTACGCGGTGCCGAACGACGAGTTCATGACGCCGAAGTTCTGGGCCGACCTCGGCGAGCTGGCCGCCGACGACCAGAAGACCGCGGACTTCGCGCTGACCCGCGTCCCGGGGTCGGAGAGCGCGGAGTTCTCCTTCGCCAACATCGCGGACCCGCACGTCAACCCGCAGCTGCCGGAGCAGATCCGCGAGATCAACGCGACCAAGGACGAGCTCGACTTCATCCAGGTCAGCGGCGACCTCACGAACAGCGCCACGAACGCCGAGTTCGAGGCGTACCTGGCCGCGACGGCGGAGTCGGAGCTGCCGGTCTGGCCGGCCGTGGGCAACCACGAGTACCAGAGCAGCGCGGGCACGAGCTACGCGGCGCGGATCAACAACTACCGCCGCTACGTCGGCCCGGAGTGGTACTCGTTCGACTACGGCAACCGCCACTTCGTGGTCATCGAGAACAACGGCCAGGCCAGCCAGGCGGACCAGTTCGAGCAGCAGCTGCAGTGGTTCCGCCGCGACCTCGAGCTCAACGCCCAGGACAAGCGCGTCGTCGTCATCACGCACCAGCCGATGAACCTCACCTTCGGCGGCAACCGGGCGTACGACGTCTACGGTGACCTGCTCGAGCAGTACGGCGCCGAGCTCGTCCTCGTCGGCCACGCGCACTCCAACGACGCCGAGGCGAACAGCGAGTTCATCCCGACGGCGAAGCACGTGCAGACGAACTCCAGCTCCTACACCGTGGACCAGACGCCGCGTGGCTTCCGCTACGTCCACATGCAGGGGAACCACTTCGAGAACCCGTTCCGGGTCTATGGCATGGACCACAGCCTGGTCCTCACCAACCCGGCGCCGGGCTCGAGCGTCGCCGCAGCCGGTCTGGACGAGATCCAGGTCAACGCGTACCACACGTCCGACGAGGTCACCCGCGTCGTCTACAGGATCGACGGCAAGGGCCCGTGGCACCGCATGACGTCGTCCGGCGAGATGTCGTGGTTCAACAAGTGGAGCGGTCCGCGTCTGAAGCCGGGCGCGCACAGCATCGAGATCCAGGCGCACGGCCCCGGCGGCGCGCTCTGGTCGAAGACGGAGACGTTCACCGTCACCAACGAGAAGCCCGTCGTCCCGTCGGCCACGAACGACTGGCCGCAGCACCAGGGCAACGAGCAGCACAGCGGCATCGCGTCCGAGAACCTCGGCCGTGACCTCGACCTGGCCTGGATCTACCGGACGCCGGGCACGTTCCTCACCGGCTCGCCCACGATCGTCGACGGCGTCGTGTACGCCGGCACGCGGGACGAGAACGCCGAGGACATCAGCGCGGTCCACGCCGTCGACCTCGCCACCGGCACGAAGCTCTGGGAGTTCCCGACCGACTCGTCGGTCAGCCGGACCGTCGCCGTCTACGACGGTGTGGTCTACGCCCAGAGTCTGCGCGCGAACCTCTACGCGATCGACGCCGCCACGGGCGAGCTGCTGTGGAAGCGTTCGCCGGAGGCCGCGCCGGAGCCCTACGTCCAGCGCAAGTGGGGCGGCTGGGGTGTCACGGTGTCCGACGGCAAGGTCTTCTGGACCCACGCCGAGCGCTTCGGCCCGGGTGCCTCGGGTGCCCTCGAGGCGCTGGACCCCAAGACCGGCGAGACCATCTGGCTGGCCCCGATGGTCAACAACGAGATGGCCGGTGGCACGCCCGTCGTCCAGGACGGCCGGGTCTTCGTCGGCAACGGCGGCGGCAACGGTGGCAAGATCCTCGCCTACGACGTCGCGACGGGCACCCGCCTGTGGCAGTCGTCGAACGCCCTCGGCGGCACCGGCGGCGGCGTTCCCTCGGTCGGCGGCGGCCGGGTCTACGTCGGTGAGGACAACTCCGTCGTGGCCCGCGACGTCGTGACCGGCGCGGACCTGTGGATCCACCGCAGCACCGGCCCGTCGCTGCAGTCCAACGACGCGGTCACGTCGACGGCGGCCATCGCCGGCGACACCGTCTACATGGGCTTCCCCGACGGCCGGGTCACGGCGCTGAACGCGGCGTCGGGCGCGGTGGTCTGGAGCACCATGCTGCCGGGCGACATCGACCAGGGTGGTGTGTTCGGCTCGCCGCTGGTCACCGGTGACACCGTCTACGTCGGCGCCAACAACGGTCACATGTACGGCTTCGACCGGGCGACCGGTGCGATCGTCTGGGACTACGAGACCGGTGCGTGGAACGCCACCGGCTTCGCGGCCACCGGCAACACGCTGGTGTTCGGCTCGTGGGACGGCAACCTGTACGCCTTCACGAAGAGCAGCTGA
- a CDS encoding HupE/UreJ family protein codes for MADPTRRTTLPLRGLLVAGLVALLAALASVLAAAPAGAHVKTTTGYSVIRSDGDRISYELRVEYDVLARSTGMGRAAEEASTDEERREALRTGNRAVADYVDDRVVIYLDDVACDGELERSDVEYQDTVTYAVLDLDFSCFGEKDGSYRVHYAMFALDEGIVDDHVNLVDYELGEAKGQAAVDSYVTEFVAGERSWLSSSARFVELGFEHFLSGLDHILFVVALLLGATSVASLARSVGVFTAAHSLSLALSVLGVVHVPAQYVQPLIALSVAYVAIDSVLAGRVRHRMLVVFAFGLLHGLGFASAMRFTDELSWGLVGSLAGFNLGIEAGQLLLVLVAFPLLLAARRLPSIRRLPLSTAVHLGATGVIALLGLVWFAQRVSLVV; via the coding sequence ATGGCGGACCCCACGCGGCGTACGACCCTGCCGTTACGAGGTCTGCTGGTCGCCGGCCTGGTGGCGCTGCTCGCCGCGCTGGCCTCCGTGCTCGCGGCGGCGCCGGCCGGCGCGCACGTCAAGACCACCACCGGCTACTCGGTGATCCGCTCCGACGGTGACCGCATCAGCTACGAGCTGCGGGTGGAGTACGACGTGCTCGCGCGCTCCACCGGCATGGGCCGCGCCGCAGAGGAGGCCTCGACCGACGAGGAGCGGCGCGAGGCGCTGCGCACCGGGAACCGGGCGGTGGCCGACTACGTGGACGACCGCGTCGTCATCTACCTCGACGACGTCGCCTGCGACGGCGAGCTGGAGCGCTCCGACGTCGAGTACCAGGACACCGTCACGTACGCCGTGCTGGACCTGGACTTCTCCTGCTTCGGCGAGAAGGACGGGTCGTACCGGGTGCACTACGCCATGTTCGCGCTGGACGAGGGCATCGTCGACGACCACGTGAACCTGGTCGACTACGAGCTGGGCGAGGCCAAGGGGCAGGCGGCCGTCGACAGCTACGTCACCGAGTTCGTCGCGGGGGAGCGGTCGTGGCTGTCGTCGTCGGCGCGCTTCGTCGAGCTGGGCTTCGAGCACTTCCTCAGCGGCCTGGACCACATCCTGTTCGTGGTCGCGCTGCTGCTCGGGGCGACCTCGGTGGCGTCGCTGGCCAGGTCCGTCGGGGTGTTCACCGCGGCGCACAGCCTGTCGCTCGCGCTGTCCGTCCTCGGCGTGGTGCACGTGCCCGCGCAGTACGTCCAGCCGCTGATCGCGCTCTCGGTCGCCTACGTCGCGATCGACAGCGTGCTGGCCGGCCGGGTCCGGCACCGGATGCTGGTCGTCTTCGCCTTCGGCCTGCTGCACGGGCTGGGCTTCGCCAGCGCGATGCGGTTCACCGACGAGCTGAGCTGGGGCCTGGTGGGGTCCCTGGCCGGCTTCAACCTGGGCATCGAGGCCGGCCAGCTGCTGCTGGTGCTGGTCGCGTTCCCGCTGCTCCTGGCGGCCCGCAGGCTGCCGTCGATCCGACGTCTCCCGCTGTCCACGGCAGTCCATCTCGGAGCCACCGGGGTCATCGCTCTGCTCGGCCTCGTGTGGTTCGCCCAGCGGGTCTCGCTCGTCGTGTGA
- a CDS encoding dipeptidase, with protein sequence MQEPGTRYRGYRSFDYLEPHTDYRVFDLAPEIGRVPAYDLGLDEEQTRRVTEILGREHVISLHEHPKILTTDPSLLKEYNGTGRNAFGFEGIARSGMTAFFDNFMNGTNTVTSEHGWKWNDVVFDLGLRFADVAQQDHVVLARTVADLEKAKAEGRIAMVAGLEAATMIENELDRLDVLYGLGVRQMGIAYSMANQLGSGLAEERDGGLTAFGGRAVERMNKLGIAIDISHSSDRTSRDVIEKSSVPVFITHAGARTVWPTNRMKPDDVIVACAERGGVIGIEAAPHTTLSPEHPEHSLESVMDHFQYCVDLVGIDHVAFGPDTNFGDHVGLHDSFTGHLTIASAHGHVEHPRVPYVAGVENPAENFTNIVGWLVKNGWSDEDISKAIGLNILRVLKEVW encoded by the coding sequence ATGCAGGAACCAGGCACGCGCTACCGGGGCTACCGCAGCTTCGACTACCTCGAACCGCACACCGACTACCGCGTGTTCGACCTCGCCCCTGAGATCGGGCGCGTGCCCGCGTACGACCTCGGGCTGGACGAGGAGCAGACGCGGCGGGTGACGGAGATCCTGGGGCGCGAGCACGTGATCTCGCTGCACGAGCACCCGAAGATCCTGACGACGGACCCCTCGCTGCTGAAGGAGTACAACGGCACCGGGCGCAACGCGTTCGGGTTCGAGGGCATCGCCCGGTCGGGCATGACCGCGTTCTTCGACAACTTCATGAACGGCACCAACACGGTGACGTCGGAGCACGGCTGGAAGTGGAACGACGTCGTCTTCGACCTCGGCCTGCGCTTCGCCGACGTCGCCCAGCAGGACCACGTCGTCCTCGCCCGCACCGTCGCCGACCTCGAGAAGGCGAAGGCCGAGGGCCGCATCGCGATGGTCGCCGGGCTCGAAGCCGCCACGATGATCGAGAACGAGCTGGACCGCCTCGACGTCCTCTACGGCCTCGGCGTGCGTCAGATGGGCATCGCCTACTCCATGGCCAACCAGCTCGGGTCCGGACTGGCCGAGGAGCGGGACGGCGGGCTCACGGCGTTCGGCGGCCGGGCGGTCGAGCGGATGAACAAGCTCGGCATCGCGATCGACATCTCGCACTCGTCGGACCGCACCAGCCGAGACGTCATCGAGAAGTCGTCCGTGCCGGTGTTCATCACCCACGCCGGCGCCCGGACGGTCTGGCCCACCAACCGCATGAAGCCCGACGACGTCATCGTCGCCTGCGCCGAGCGTGGCGGCGTGATCGGCATCGAGGCCGCACCGCACACCACGCTGTCGCCGGAGCACCCGGAGCACTCGCTGGAGTCGGTCATGGACCACTTCCAGTACTGCGTCGACCTGGTCGGCATCGACCACGTCGCGTTCGGCCCGGACACCAACTTCGGCGACCACGTCGGGCTGCACGACTCCTTCACCGGTCACCTCACCATCGCCAGCGCGCACGGCCACGTGGAGCACCCGCGGGTCCCGTACGTCGCCGGCGTGGAGAACCCGGCGGAGAACTTCACCAACATCGTCGGCTGGCTGGTCAAGAACGGCTGGTCCGACGAGGACATCAGCAAGGCCATCGGCCTGAACATCCTGCGCGTACTCAAGGAGGTCTGGTGA
- a CDS encoding ABC transporter substrate-binding protein has protein sequence MNGKIGRIRKAGAALAIATLVAVTGCSLNEGGGESTGSGDSGEQAGGATLRIGTTTDMENFNPLQSLSKTDSWILNATYPSLLRIDENAQKVPELAEDYTTEDGGSVVVFHLRDDFEWSDGTPVTAKDVAFTAQSIMDYQLGNVAAKLTWVTGIEVRDDQTVAFTLSEPYAPFAEGLGFWMRVVPEHIFSKAGDLSQFANDSDWVGAGAYILESATKGQRYTLKANENYPYAPEGGAAVETVEYVVYPDVNTMILALRNGDIDLMGTPVPVSAVASLEGDENIAIETVGSLGFAHLTYNMQNPVLADQTVRQALSMVVDTESIIETILQGDGEQMVGPISPTFADYDNTDLEPYPFDPAGARTMLEEAGYADADGDGMLDDLAFEVVCDQSNANLTRVAEVVRDDAAEAGIQLDLACIERNTFLARTRGGEYDIDLSQWGVFDNPMDQLRSTYLSTNPGGINYNLVADPELDALVNDAAVTAEPDQFVEKIKGIDAYVHDQALLTPLYVENFRFAYRGDRFTGFDPSPSDLLGMVTGYSLSQVERAG, from the coding sequence GTGAACGGGAAGATCGGACGCATCCGGAAGGCCGGCGCGGCACTCGCGATCGCGACGCTGGTCGCGGTCACGGGCTGCTCGCTCAACGAGGGCGGCGGCGAGTCGACCGGCTCCGGCGACTCGGGCGAGCAGGCCGGCGGCGCGACGCTGCGCATCGGCACGACCACGGACATGGAGAACTTCAACCCGCTGCAGTCGCTCTCGAAGACCGACAGCTGGATCCTCAACGCGACCTATCCCAGCCTGCTGCGCATCGACGAGAACGCGCAGAAGGTCCCGGAGCTGGCCGAGGACTACACCACCGAGGACGGCGGCAGCGTCGTCGTCTTCCACCTGCGTGACGACTTCGAGTGGTCCGACGGCACGCCGGTGACGGCGAAGGACGTCGCGTTCACCGCCCAGTCGATCATGGACTACCAGCTCGGCAACGTGGCGGCGAAGCTCACCTGGGTCACCGGCATCGAGGTGCGCGACGACCAGACGGTCGCGTTCACGCTGAGCGAGCCGTACGCCCCGTTCGCCGAGGGCCTCGGCTTCTGGATGCGGGTCGTGCCGGAGCACATCTTCAGCAAGGCCGGCGACCTCTCGCAGTTCGCCAACGACTCCGACTGGGTCGGCGCCGGCGCGTACATCCTCGAGTCCGCCACCAAGGGCCAGCGCTACACCCTGAAGGCGAACGAGAACTACCCGTACGCCCCCGAGGGCGGCGCCGCCGTCGAGACCGTCGAGTACGTCGTCTACCCGGATGTCAACACGATGATCCTCGCGCTGCGCAACGGCGACATCGACCTCATGGGCACGCCGGTCCCGGTGTCCGCCGTGGCCTCGCTGGAGGGCGACGAGAACATCGCCATCGAGACGGTGGGCTCGCTCGGCTTCGCCCACCTCACGTACAACATGCAGAACCCGGTGCTGGCCGACCAGACGGTCCGGCAGGCGCTGTCGATGGTGGTCGACACCGAGTCGATCATCGAGACGATCCTGCAGGGCGACGGCGAGCAGATGGTCGGCCCGATCTCACCGACCTTCGCCGACTACGACAACACCGACCTCGAGCCCTACCCGTTCGACCCGGCGGGTGCACGGACCATGCTCGAGGAGGCGGGCTACGCCGACGCCGACGGTGACGGCATGCTCGACGACCTCGCCTTCGAGGTGGTCTGCGACCAGTCCAACGCCAACCTCACCCGGGTGGCCGAGGTGGTCCGCGACGACGCCGCCGAGGCCGGCATCCAGCTCGACCTCGCCTGCATCGAGCGGAACACGTTCCTCGCCCGGACCCGCGGCGGCGAGTACGACATCGACCTGTCGCAGTGGGGCGTCTTCGACAACCCGATGGACCAGCTGCGCAGCACCTACCTGTCGACCAACCCGGGCGGCATCAACTACAACCTGGTGGCCGACCCCGAGCTGGACGCCCTGGTGAACGACGCCGCGGTCACGGCCGAGCCGGACCAGTTCGTCGAGAAGATCAAGGGCATCGACGCCTACGTGCACGACCAGGCGCTGCTCACCCCGCTGTACGTGGAGAACTTCCGGTTCGCGTACCGCGGCGACCGGTTCACCGGATTCGACCCGTCGCCGTCGGACCTGCTGGGCATGGTCACCGGCTACTCGCTGTCCCAGGTCGAGCGGGCCGGCTGA
- a CDS encoding ABC transporter permease subunit has translation MLRYAASRGSRAILTIWIAVTVTFFLLRLLPADPTLLVVEGDMTPEMQDALRSQYGLDKPLLQQYLLYLGQLVQGNLGVSFRQLVPVTDLLLSRLPWTLLLAGSAFVLTLLIGIPLGVYAAVGRGGPVDRAVQFFGITSNALFIPSVAILLLVVFGSNLGWFPIGQAIDPDTRGLAAYASLLHHLALPLFSLVLVQLGPYALTLRTNMAEVLGEDYITSARARGLTPRRVVWRHALRNAVLPALMLMGLQLGTLIGGAVLTETVFAYPGVGRLIFESVQQLDFPVLQGAFVVLAVTVVLANLLTDLLSMALNPRIRT, from the coding sequence GTGTTGAGGTACGCCGCGAGTCGAGGGTCCCGCGCGATCCTGACGATCTGGATCGCCGTGACGGTGACGTTCTTCCTGCTGCGGCTGCTGCCGGCGGATCCCACCCTCCTGGTGGTCGAGGGCGACATGACCCCGGAGATGCAGGACGCGCTGCGGAGCCAGTACGGCCTGGACAAGCCGCTGCTCCAGCAGTACCTGCTCTACCTGGGCCAGCTCGTCCAGGGCAACCTCGGCGTCTCGTTCCGGCAGCTGGTCCCCGTCACCGACCTGCTGCTGTCACGGCTGCCGTGGACCCTGCTGCTCGCCGGGTCGGCGTTCGTGCTGACCCTGCTGATCGGCATCCCGCTCGGCGTGTACGCGGCGGTCGGCCGGGGCGGCCCGGTCGACCGAGCCGTGCAGTTCTTCGGCATCACGTCGAACGCGCTGTTCATCCCGAGCGTCGCGATCCTGCTGCTGGTCGTGTTCGGGTCCAACCTCGGCTGGTTCCCCATCGGGCAGGCCATCGACCCGGACACCCGGGGGCTTGCCGCCTACGCCTCGCTGCTGCACCATCTGGCGCTGCCGCTGTTCTCCCTCGTCCTCGTCCAGCTGGGGCCGTACGCCCTGACCCTGCGCACCAACATGGCCGAGGTGCTGGGCGAGGACTACATCACCAGTGCCAGGGCCCGGGGCCTCACACCGCGGCGGGTCGTGTGGCGCCACGCGCTGCGCAACGCGGTGCTGCCGGCGCTGATGCTCATGGGCCTGCAGCTGGGCACGCTCATCGGCGGCGCGGTGCTGACCGAGACCGTCTTCGCCTACCCGGGCGTCGGCCGGTTGATCTTCGAGTCGGTGCAGCAGCTCGACTTCCCCGTGCTGCAGGGCGCGTTCGTCGTGCTGGCCGTCACGGTCGTGCTGGCGAACCTGCTCACCGACCTGCTCTCGATGGCTCTCAACCCGAGGATCCGCACATGA
- a CDS encoding ABC transporter permease → MSTESQLPTADPQAAALAAPRKRRGGGFFSAPSGWLSVGTLGLFALVAVFGPMVVDSPSGLGTDILQPPSSAHWFGTDDLGQDVFAQVVWGARISLLVGVVASLIAILIGTMLGLVAAYVKRLDPLVTTATDVMLSLPMLPLMILVTALAGPSVATLITVIGLLSWPEVTRMIRANGMVVAAMPYIDGARVLGAGATRIISGEILPAVMPLVVVNVLLTAARAVIAEAGLSFLGMGDPSSWSWGRILLNAQRSGTIASAWWQTLFPSLAILLLVLAATIAGIRYNDSRDPRTRGV, encoded by the coding sequence ATGAGCACCGAGTCGCAGCTCCCCACCGCCGACCCGCAGGCAGCGGCGCTGGCCGCCCCCAGGAAGCGGCGGGGCGGCGGGTTCTTCTCCGCGCCGTCAGGCTGGCTGTCGGTCGGAACACTGGGCCTGTTCGCGCTGGTCGCGGTCTTCGGACCGATGGTCGTCGACTCGCCCAGCGGGCTGGGCACCGACATCCTGCAGCCGCCGTCGTCGGCGCACTGGTTCGGCACCGACGACCTCGGGCAGGACGTGTTCGCCCAGGTGGTCTGGGGCGCCCGGATCAGCCTGCTGGTGGGCGTGGTCGCGTCGCTCATCGCGATCCTCATCGGCACCATGCTGGGCCTGGTCGCGGCGTACGTGAAGCGGCTGGACCCCCTGGTCACCACGGCCACCGACGTCATGCTGTCGCTGCCGATGCTGCCGCTGATGATCCTCGTGACGGCGCTCGCCGGGCCCAGCGTCGCCACCCTCATCACCGTCATCGGGCTGCTGTCCTGGCCCGAGGTGACTCGGATGATCCGGGCGAACGGGATGGTCGTCGCCGCGATGCCGTACATCGACGGCGCCCGGGTCCTCGGCGCCGGCGCGACGCGCATCATCTCCGGCGAGATCCTGCCGGCGGTCATGCCGCTGGTGGTGGTCAACGTGCTGCTCACCGCGGCCCGGGCCGTCATCGCCGAGGCCGGCCTCTCGTTCCTCGGCATGGGCGACCCGTCGTCGTGGTCGTGGGGACGCATCCTGCTCAACGCCCAGCGCTCCGGGACCATCGCGTCGGCCTGGTGGCAGACGCTCTTCCCGTCGCTGGCGATCCTGCTGCTCGTGCTCGCCGCGACCATCGCCGGCATCCGCTACAACGACTCGCGCGACCCGCGCAC